Proteins found in one Zea mays cultivar B73 chromosome 1, Zm-B73-REFERENCE-NAM-5.0, whole genome shotgun sequence genomic segment:
- the LOC100191395 gene encoding aberrant root formation protein 4-like isoform X5 — protein MHQWSYQMAYPVLFFYSMHLLKRRHIEQVKVALPVVLKVMHATVSECVEEHGSAAVDLFNAAHGVGKAIQEMCISMFNKNKDLCAILGLYSLQNIALVSRSRQQDILSACGSVVFQSFRFLKTSGFTYRGLLTGSDVTAATVELSKEEDADFMEHFSFAMDGAALSVVWTLMHDDKDMSKYAGEELELAVKEVQGNHMEKWEAINMLKYVLSSIHYPWIIKSHSLNLMLILSGEDHVEEINNHVDFTCFAHRIFETLKAIESVMIAAPMALVRKKAFAALKKVISMVPSSQRFDILHGLVNNSTSPALTAILLDLVRQEVSRESRQADNDCIEDEGFRGNGLPRWASHALELVELILRPPEGGPPCLPDHSEQDHLLEAQLLLLPLRSLVLQSRPGYLIQEPPFMSHLISQSWLLLHLSQMVLQCRQLMDLRTGEVIGTGRRRRAAPRLYILDSFRLPSLATSPAHVISALNLLRFILIIDSRGQRSAKLFRKETLHKVHSEWLTPLRPIAEQIQLENEKDADEITKQIVCMLNLVQLVLYRCIELVEEKMKGC, from the exons ATGCACCAATGGAGCTACCAAATGGCTTATCCAGTTTTGTTCTTCTACTCGATGCACTTGCTAAAG AGGCGACATATCGAGCAAGTAAAGGTGGCACTGCCCGTTGTACTTAAAGTTATGCATGCTACTGTATCAGAATGTGTTGAGGAACATGGAAGTGCTGCTGTTGATCTTTTCAATGCAGCACATGGTGTTGGCAAGGCCATTCAAGAAATGTGCATATCAATG TTCAACAAAAACAAAGATCTCTGTGCAATTCTTGGTTTATACTCCCTTCAGAATATA GCTCTTGTATCACGAAGCAGACAGCAGGATATTCTCTCTGCTTGTGGTTCAGTTGTTTTTCAGAGTTTCAGATTTCTTAAAACTAGTGGATTCACCTATCGTGGCCTACTAACTGGCAGTGATGTCACAGCTGCAACGGTTGAACTTTCCAAAG AGGAAGATGCTGATTTTATGGAGCATTTTTCCTTTGCTATGGATGGTGCAGCACTTTCAG TTGTGTGGACACTTATGCATGATGATAAAGATATGTCAAAGTATGCTGGAGAAGAGTTGGAATTAGCAGTAAAGGAAGTTCAGGGCAACCATATGGAAAAATGGGAAGCAATTAACATGCTTAAATATGTCCTATCCTCAATTCATTACCCATGGATAATCAAATCCCACAGTTTAAACTTAATGCTGATTCTATCCGGTGAAGATCATGTTGAAGAGATCAATAATCATGTAGATTTCACATGCTTTGCTCATCGCATTTTTGAAACACTCAAG GCCATTGAAAGCGTTATGATTGCTGCCCCTATGGCATTGGTGCGGAAAAAAGCATTTGCTGCTTTGAAAAAG GTTATTTCAATGGTGCCATCATCCCAGAGATTTGACATCTTACATGGTCTTGTAAACAATAGTACATCTCCAGCTTTG ACTGCAATTCTCCTTGATCTAGTGAGGCAGGAAGTTTCGAGAGAGAGTCGCCAAGCTGACAATGATTGTATTGAAGACGAAGGATTTCGAGGTAATGGGTTACCGCGCTGGGCATCTCATGCACTTGAGTTAGTTGAGCTGATTTTGAGGCCTCCAGAAGGTGGTCCTCCTTGCCTTCCTGATCACAGTGAACAG GACCATCTACTAGAGGCTCAGTTGCTGTTGCTGCCACTTCGTTCGCTTGTACTTCAGAGTCGGCCTGGGTACTTGATTCAGGAGCCTCCTTTCATGTCACATCTGATCAGTCAAAGTTGGCTTCTACTACACCTGTCACAGATGGTGCTTCAGTGCAGACAGCTGATG GACCTTCGCACAGGGGAAGTGATTGGGACTGGCCGTCGCCGTAGAGCCGCTCCTCGCCTCTACATCTTGGACTCTTTCCGGCTTCCTTCCTTGGCTACATCTCCAGCGCAT GTAATATCAGCTCTAAACTTGCTAAGATTTATTCTGATAATAGATTCAAGAG GACAAAGATCTGCAAAATTGTTTCGGAAAGAGACATTGCACAAGGTGCACTCGGAGTGGCTGACCCCATTAAGACCAATCGCGGAGCAAATTCAGTTGGAAAATGAAAAGGATGCTGATGAGATTACAAAACAAATAGTGTGCATGTTAAATCTTGTTCAACTGGTGCTATACCGCTGCATCGAGTTGGTGGAGGAAAAGATGAAAGGCTGCTAA
- the LOC100191395 gene encoding aberrant root formation protein 4-like isoform X6: MLLYQNVLRNMEVLLLIFSMQHMVLARPFKKCAYQWFVNLSNYFNKNKDLCAILGLYSLQNIALVSRSRQQDILSACGSVVFQSFRFLKTSGFTYRGLLTGSDVTAATVELSKEEDADFMEHFSFAMDGAALSVVWTLMHDDKDMSKYAGEELELAVKEVQGNHMEKWEAINMLKYVLSSIHYPWIIKSHSLNLMLILSGEDHVEEINNHVDFTCFAHRIFETLKAIESVMIAAPMALVRKKAFAALKKVISMVPSSQRFDILHGLVNNSTSPALTAILLDLVRQEVSRESRQADNDCIEDEGFRGNGLPRWASHALELVELILRPPEGGPPCLPDHSEQDHLLEAQLLLLPLRSLVLQSRPGYLIQEPPFMSHLISQSWLLLHLSQMVLQCRQLMDLRTGEVIGTGRRRRAAPRLYILDSFRLPSLATSPAHVISALNLLRFILIIDSRGQRSAKLFRKETLHKVHSEWLTPLRPIAEQIQLENEKDADEITKQIVCMLNLVQLVLYRCIELVEEKMKGC; encoded by the exons ATGCTACTGTATCAGAATGTGTTGAGGAACATGGAAGTGCTGCTGTTGATCTTTTCAATGCAGCACATGGTGTTGGCAAGGCCATTCAAGAAATGTGCATATCAATGGTTTGTTAATCTAAGTAACTAT TTCAACAAAAACAAAGATCTCTGTGCAATTCTTGGTTTATACTCCCTTCAGAATATA GCTCTTGTATCACGAAGCAGACAGCAGGATATTCTCTCTGCTTGTGGTTCAGTTGTTTTTCAGAGTTTCAGATTTCTTAAAACTAGTGGATTCACCTATCGTGGCCTACTAACTGGCAGTGATGTCACAGCTGCAACGGTTGAACTTTCCAAAG AGGAAGATGCTGATTTTATGGAGCATTTTTCCTTTGCTATGGATGGTGCAGCACTTTCAG TTGTGTGGACACTTATGCATGATGATAAAGATATGTCAAAGTATGCTGGAGAAGAGTTGGAATTAGCAGTAAAGGAAGTTCAGGGCAACCATATGGAAAAATGGGAAGCAATTAACATGCTTAAATATGTCCTATCCTCAATTCATTACCCATGGATAATCAAATCCCACAGTTTAAACTTAATGCTGATTCTATCCGGTGAAGATCATGTTGAAGAGATCAATAATCATGTAGATTTCACATGCTTTGCTCATCGCATTTTTGAAACACTCAAG GCCATTGAAAGCGTTATGATTGCTGCCCCTATGGCATTGGTGCGGAAAAAAGCATTTGCTGCTTTGAAAAAG GTTATTTCAATGGTGCCATCATCCCAGAGATTTGACATCTTACATGGTCTTGTAAACAATAGTACATCTCCAGCTTTG ACTGCAATTCTCCTTGATCTAGTGAGGCAGGAAGTTTCGAGAGAGAGTCGCCAAGCTGACAATGATTGTATTGAAGACGAAGGATTTCGAGGTAATGGGTTACCGCGCTGGGCATCTCATGCACTTGAGTTAGTTGAGCTGATTTTGAGGCCTCCAGAAGGTGGTCCTCCTTGCCTTCCTGATCACAGTGAACAG GACCATCTACTAGAGGCTCAGTTGCTGTTGCTGCCACTTCGTTCGCTTGTACTTCAGAGTCGGCCTGGGTACTTGATTCAGGAGCCTCCTTTCATGTCACATCTGATCAGTCAAAGTTGGCTTCTACTACACCTGTCACAGATGGTGCTTCAGTGCAGACAGCTGATG GACCTTCGCACAGGGGAAGTGATTGGGACTGGCCGTCGCCGTAGAGCCGCTCCTCGCCTCTACATCTTGGACTCTTTCCGGCTTCCTTCCTTGGCTACATCTCCAGCGCAT GTAATATCAGCTCTAAACTTGCTAAGATTTATTCTGATAATAGATTCAAGAG GACAAAGATCTGCAAAATTGTTTCGGAAAGAGACATTGCACAAGGTGCACTCGGAGTGGCTGACCCCATTAAGACCAATCGCGGAGCAAATTCAGTTGGAAAATGAAAAGGATGCTGATGAGATTACAAAACAAATAGTGTGCATGTTAAATCTTGTTCAACTGGTGCTATACCGCTGCATCGAGTTGGTGGAGGAAAAGATGAAAGGCTGCTAA